A window of Bradyrhizobium sp. AZCC 1719 genomic DNA:
ACATACCTCGCCGTCGGCGTCCGCATGGTCACCAATTCCTCGGCCGCCGTCGGGTGCAGCGCGATCGTCGCGTCGAAATCGGCTTTGGTCGCCTTCATCTTCACCGCGATGGCAACTGCCTGGACGATTTCGGCCGCGGTGTCGCCGACGATGTGACAGCCCAGCACGCGGTCCGTAGTGCCGTCGACCACGAGCTTCATCAGCACGCGGGTGTCGCGGCCGGACATCGTCGCTTTGATCGGGCGGAAATCGGCCTTGTAGATGTCGACATGGCTTACTTGCGCGCGCGCCTGCGCTTCGGTCAGGCCGACGGTGCCGACCTCGGGCTGCGAGAACACCGCCGTCGGAATGGTGGTGTGGTCGACTGCTACCTGCCGCTTACCGAACACGGTATCGGCGAAGGCATGGCCCTCGCGGATCGCGACCGGCGTCAGGTTGAGGCGATGGGTGACGTCGCCGATCGCATAGATGTTGTCGACCGAGGTCTTCGACCACTTATCGACGGCGATGCCGCCATTCGCAGGGTTGATGACAACACCGGCCTTCTCGAGTCCGAGGTTGGCGACGTTCGGGTGGCGGCCGATCGCGAACATCACCTTCTCCGAGGCGATGCTCGAACCGCTGGATAGATGCGTGGTGTATTCGTTGCCGTGCTTGTCCACTTTATCGATGGTGCAGCCGGTGATGATCGTAATGCCCTGCTTCTCCATCTCGGCGCGCACGTGCTTGCGGACGTCCTCATCGAAACC
This region includes:
- the gor gene encoding glutathione-disulfide reductase, translated to MAEFDVDLFVIGGGSGGVRAARIAAGHGAKVMVAEEYRMGGTCVIRGCVPKKLFVLGSHVRHEIEDAKGFGWTIPELSFDWPTLVANKDKEIARLEGIYAANVEKSGARIVKTRAVLEDAHTLRLLTGETVTAKYILIATGGAPNHGREIPGIEHVISSNEAFHLTELPKRIVIQGGGYIALEFAGIFAGFGSDVTVVYRGDNILRGFDEDVRKHVRAEMEKQGITIITGCTIDKVDKHGNEYTTHLSSGSSIASEKVMFAIGRHPNVANLGLEKAGVVINPANGGIAVDKWSKTSVDNIYAIGDVTHRLNLTPVAIREGHAFADTVFGKRQVAVDHTTIPTAVFSQPEVGTVGLTEAQARAQVSHVDIYKADFRPIKATMSGRDTRVLMKLVVDGTTDRVLGCHIVGDTAAEIVQAVAIAVKMKATKADFDATIALHPTAAEELVTMRTPTARYVRQAAE